AAAGAAGAAGCCGTATTCCTCGATAGCAAGGGGAATAGTATCTCGTTTGATGAAATCGAAGTTGGTCACACAGTTTCTACATGGTCAACGACACCATCAGCACAGTCTTATCCCAGTGGCGCAGAACTCAGTAAACTTGTAATTAATGAAGAAAGCAAAAATCCTATTAATCAGATGGATGAAAAAAGTGCGATTCAGCACGCAATCAATTACTTAAAGAGCACACATAATGATGGAATCATTATGAAAAGTGCAAGTGGACAGAAAGATCATTGGCTGATAAAGGCAACCGACTATGATCATAAAACAGATACTATTCTACAAATCAATGCTCAAACAGGAGAAGTAAAAGAGCTTTAAAATTGATAAGTTTCTCATAAAAGTGTAGAGGTTAAATAAGCATGCACGATGCACTTTTTCAATACAAACAACCAAGCTGTACATACTTTAATAAGCACACCAAATGTACCTAGTATAAGCAGCTGTAAAGAAAGGGTTCAAAACATCATGAATTGTATAAAAGATGTTGATCTATTAAAGCACCCAATCTTAGCATCAAAGTAGGAGGGCTTGGAACAGCTTCGCGCCGTCTCCCAAAGGGGCGGGTGGGGTGCCCGCTTATCAAGATTTACGCTGAGTAATATTCAGGTTCGAGCCTCTGATTCCTTGATGGATAAGGAGATTCGAACCGTTTTTTTTTGCCAATGTGCTCCGCGAAGAAAAAAATTCCAATAAAACATCGATATAAAAGTCAAATCCAT
This genomic stretch from Brevibacillus brevis harbors:
- a CDS encoding DUF3221 domain-containing protein, encoding MSTLKKALIVIIAALLITGCATNHKNVEKQALTGYVTEKDFEKKGLLVIENDETKTSDENFYAAEWYFPKEEAVFLDSKGNSISFDEIEVGHTVSTWSTTPSAQSYPSGAELSKLVINEESKNPINQMDEKSAIQHAINYLKSTHNDGIIMKSASGQKDHWLIKATDYDHKTDTILQINAQTGEVKEL